One region of Paraburkholderia acidiphila genomic DNA includes:
- a CDS encoding bifunctional salicylyl-CoA 5-hydroxylase/oxidoreductase, with product MRIVCIGGGPAGLYFGLLMKRRHPDYEITVIERNRPYDTFGWGVVFSDQTLGNLRAADPESADEILDAFNHWDDIEIHFRGSAIRSSGHGFCGIGRKRLLNILQARCEALGVKLVFESQITDDDVTHADLIIASDGLNSATRQKYAATYQPDIDLRNCRFVWLGTSKLFDAFTFAFEETEWGWFQAHAYRFDDNTSTFIVETPDHVWRAAGLDTMSKEDSIAFCEKLFARYLDGHALRSNASHLRGSSQWIRFPRVVNREWVHWKTAADGAEIPVVLMGDAAHTAHFSIGSGTKLALEDAIELANSMEAHPADLRAALTHYTNVRSVDVLRIQNAARNSTEWFEHVDRYTKFDPEQFAYSLLTRSQRISHENLRERDAGYLSGFEAWLAQRAGGEARAVPPMFTPYTVRGVTLKNRVVVSPMAQYSAHDGVAGDYHLMHLGARAMGGAALVMTEMTCVSPEARITPACPGMYAPEHLHAWKRIVDFVHTNSDAKIGMQLGHSGAKGSTRVAWEGIDQPLDDGNWPLVSASPQQYLRGVSQWSHEASTEELREIQAQFVHATQMAEAAGFDWLELHCAHGYLLSSFLSPLTNQRTDEYGGSLDNRLRFPLEVFKAIRAVWPQDKPISVRVSAHDWVEGGNTPDDAIEIARAFKAAGADMIDVSSGQVSKEEKPVFGRMFQTPFADRIRNEAGIATIAVGAISEADHVNGIIAAGRADLCAVARPHLANPSWTLTEAARIGYLDIKWPNQYTAAKTQLERNIERERAAAAAAAGLSPLERAQRAEGTV from the coding sequence ATGCGCATTGTTTGCATTGGCGGCGGGCCGGCGGGCCTCTATTTCGGCCTCTTGATGAAGCGCCGTCACCCCGACTACGAAATCACCGTGATCGAACGGAACCGCCCGTATGACACGTTCGGCTGGGGTGTGGTGTTCTCGGACCAGACGCTCGGCAACCTGCGCGCGGCCGACCCCGAAAGCGCGGACGAAATTCTCGACGCCTTCAATCATTGGGACGACATCGAGATTCACTTCCGCGGCAGTGCGATCCGCTCGTCGGGCCACGGCTTCTGCGGGATTGGCCGCAAGCGCCTGCTCAACATCCTGCAGGCGCGCTGCGAAGCGCTCGGCGTGAAGCTCGTGTTCGAATCGCAGATCACCGATGACGACGTGACCCACGCCGACCTCATCATCGCGAGCGACGGCCTGAACAGCGCCACGCGCCAGAAGTACGCCGCGACGTACCAGCCCGATATCGATTTGCGCAATTGCCGCTTCGTGTGGCTCGGCACGTCGAAACTCTTCGACGCCTTCACGTTCGCGTTCGAAGAAACCGAATGGGGCTGGTTCCAGGCGCACGCCTACCGCTTCGACGACAACACGTCGACGTTCATCGTCGAAACGCCCGATCACGTGTGGCGCGCAGCCGGCCTCGACACCATGAGCAAGGAAGACAGCATCGCGTTCTGCGAAAAGCTCTTTGCGCGTTATCTCGACGGTCACGCGCTGCGCTCGAATGCGTCGCATCTGCGCGGTTCGTCGCAATGGATCCGCTTTCCGCGCGTGGTTAATCGCGAGTGGGTGCACTGGAAGACCGCGGCCGACGGCGCTGAAATACCCGTCGTGCTGATGGGGGACGCAGCGCACACCGCGCACTTCTCGATCGGCTCTGGCACGAAGCTCGCACTCGAAGACGCGATCGAACTCGCCAACAGCATGGAAGCCCATCCGGCCGATTTGCGCGCGGCGCTCACGCACTACACGAACGTGCGCAGCGTGGATGTCCTGCGGATTCAGAACGCCGCGCGCAATTCCACCGAATGGTTCGAGCACGTCGACCGTTACACGAAGTTCGATCCGGAGCAGTTCGCCTATTCGCTGCTCACGCGCTCGCAGCGCATCTCGCACGAAAATTTGCGCGAGCGCGACGCGGGTTATCTGTCCGGCTTCGAAGCCTGGCTCGCGCAGCGCGCGGGTGGCGAGGCGCGCGCCGTGCCGCCCATGTTCACGCCTTATACGGTGCGCGGCGTAACGTTAAAGAATCGCGTGGTCGTCTCGCCGATGGCCCAATACTCCGCGCATGACGGCGTGGCCGGCGACTATCACCTCATGCATCTGGGCGCGCGCGCGATGGGTGGCGCCGCGCTCGTCATGACCGAGATGACCTGCGTCTCGCCCGAGGCGCGCATCACGCCCGCCTGCCCCGGCATGTATGCCCCCGAGCATTTGCACGCGTGGAAGCGCATCGTCGATTTCGTGCACACGAACTCGGACGCGAAGATCGGCATGCAGCTCGGCCATTCCGGCGCCAAGGGCTCGACGCGCGTGGCATGGGAAGGCATCGACCAGCCGCTCGACGATGGCAACTGGCCGCTCGTCTCCGCTTCGCCGCAGCAATATTTGCGCGGCGTGAGCCAATGGTCGCACGAAGCAAGCACGGAGGAACTGCGCGAGATTCAGGCGCAATTCGTGCACGCCACGCAAATGGCGGAAGCAGCGGGTTTCGACTGGCTCGAATTGCACTGCGCGCACGGTTATCTGCTTTCGAGCTTCCTTTCGCCGCTCACGAACCAGCGCACTGACGAATACGGCGGCTCGCTCGATAATCGTCTGCGTTTTCCGCTCGAGGTTTTCAAGGCGATTCGCGCGGTGTGGCCGCAGGACAAGCCGATTTCGGTGCGCGTCTCGGCGCACGACTGGGTGGAAGGCGGCAACACGCCCGACGACGCCATCGAGATCGCGCGCGCCTTCAAGGCGGCCGGCGCGGACATGATCGACGTTTCGTCCGGTCAGGTCAGCAAGGAGGAAAAGCCCGTCTTCGGCCGCATGTTCCAGACGCCGTTTGCCGACCGCATCCGCAACGAAGCGGGCATCGCGACGATCGCGGTGGGCGCGATTTCCGAGGCGGATCACGTGAACGGCATCATCGCGGCCGGGCGCGCCGACCTGTGCGCCGTGGCACGGCCGCATCTGGCCAACCCCTCGTGGACGCTCACCGAAGCCGCACGCATCGGCTACCTCGACATCAAGTGGCCGAATCAGTACACAGCGGCCAAAACGCAACTCGAACGCAATATCGAGCGCGAACGCGCGGCTGCAGCAGCGGCGGCAGGTCTCTCGCCGCTGGAGCGCGCGCAACGCGCCGAAGGAACCGTGTAA
- a CDS encoding SDR family NAD(P)-dependent oxidoreductase, giving the protein MNQAILNDRHAVVTGGGSGIGAASAAALLQAGARVTLMGRDAARLEAQRAALGGGENVACVSVDITDEDAVNAAFARAAETLGVVDILVNNAGQAQAAPFAQTDLALWKRMLDVNLTGAFLCTRAVLPAMLARKAGRIVNVASTAGQVGYPYVAAYCASKHGVIGMTRALALEVATQGVTVNAVCPGYTETELLQASLEQITRKTSRTEAEARSILVRHNPQQRFVTPEEVANAVLWLCGPGSSAITGQSVSVSGGEIT; this is encoded by the coding sequence ATGAACCAGGCAATCCTGAACGATCGTCATGCCGTCGTTACCGGCGGCGGCAGCGGCATCGGTGCGGCGAGCGCCGCCGCGCTTCTGCAGGCCGGCGCACGCGTCACGCTGATGGGCCGCGACGCCGCGCGGCTCGAGGCGCAGCGTGCCGCGCTCGGCGGCGGCGAGAACGTGGCCTGCGTGAGCGTGGATATCACCGATGAAGACGCCGTGAATGCTGCATTCGCGCGCGCGGCCGAGACGCTCGGCGTCGTCGATATTCTCGTGAACAATGCGGGCCAGGCCCAGGCCGCGCCATTTGCGCAAACCGACCTCGCGCTCTGGAAACGCATGCTCGACGTGAATCTCACGGGCGCCTTCCTTTGCACGCGCGCAGTCCTGCCCGCCATGCTCGCGCGCAAGGCCGGGCGCATCGTCAATGTCGCGAGCACGGCGGGTCAAGTCGGCTACCCGTACGTCGCCGCCTACTGCGCCTCGAAGCACGGCGTGATCGGCATGACGCGCGCGCTGGCCCTCGAAGTCGCCACGCAAGGCGTGACCGTGAACGCCGTGTGCCCCGGTTACACGGAAACGGAGCTGTTGCAGGCGTCGCTCGAGCAGATTACGCGCAAGACCTCGCGCACCGAAGCCGAAGCACGCAGCATTCTCGTGCGCCACAACCCGCAGCAGCGTTTCGTCACGCCTGAAGAAGTCGCGAACGCGGTGCTGTGGCTCTGCGGCCCCGGATCGTCGGCGATCACGGGTCAGTCCGTCTCCGTTTCCGGTGGAGAAATCACATGA
- a CDS encoding MarR family winged helix-turn-helix transcriptional regulator, producing MTSPASTRKNATAKAATKAPRKGVEKPAGNVVDMEMSTGADSHMGLRLWLRLLTTTNLVQAELRRRLRVEFDTTLPRFDLMAQLERHPEGLRMTELSRRLMVTGGNVTGITDQLEKEGLVVRDVAPDDRRAFVVCLTAEGRALFDRMAAAHEQWVVELFGGLSLDEKSKMHERLGKLKQHLRNGLEG from the coding sequence ATGACCTCACCCGCATCCACGCGCAAGAACGCCACCGCGAAGGCCGCAACGAAAGCGCCGCGCAAGGGCGTTGAAAAGCCGGCCGGGAATGTGGTCGACATGGAAATGAGCACGGGTGCCGACAGCCACATGGGTCTGCGCCTGTGGCTGCGCCTGCTCACCACGACAAACCTCGTGCAAGCCGAGCTGCGCCGCCGCCTGCGCGTCGAGTTCGACACGACGCTGCCGCGCTTCGACCTGATGGCGCAGCTCGAACGCCACCCTGAAGGCCTGCGCATGACGGAGCTCTCGCGACGCCTCATGGTGACGGGCGGCAACGTCACGGGCATTACCGATCAGCTCGAAAAGGAGGGCCTCGTCGTGCGCGATGTCGCCCCCGACGACCGGCGCGCCTTCGTGGTGTGCCTCACGGCCGAGGGCCGCGCCCTCTTCGACCGCATGGCGGCCGCCCACGAGCAATGGGTGGTCGAATTGTTCGGCGGGCTCTCTCTCGACGAAAAGTCGAAGATGCACGAGCGGCTCGGCAAGCTCAAACAACATCTGCGCAACGGCCTGGAAGGCTGA
- a CDS encoding enoyl-CoA hydratase family protein, producing the protein MTTRSSAEALFAGNRVTLAGYEAQHFGWSVQGRVATITLNRPERKNPLTFESYAELRDLFRQLAYATDVKAVVLHGAGENFCSGGDVHDIIAPLIDLPMPELLMFTRMTGDLVKAMRHCPQPIIAAVDGVCAGAGAILAMASDMRYATARSKLAFLFTRVGLAGCDMGACAILPRIIGQGRAAELLYTGRSASGEEGHAWGFYNRICEPEALLADAQKLAADLASGPTFAHGITKTMLHQEWTMSIDEAIESEAQAQAICMATRDFGRAYDAFAGKTRPVFEGD; encoded by the coding sequence TTGACGACACGTTCCAGCGCCGAAGCGCTCTTCGCGGGCAACCGCGTGACGCTTGCCGGTTATGAGGCGCAACACTTCGGCTGGTCGGTACAAGGCCGTGTGGCGACCATCACGCTCAACCGCCCCGAGCGCAAGAATCCGCTCACGTTCGAATCGTATGCAGAACTACGCGATCTGTTTCGCCAGCTTGCCTATGCGACCGATGTGAAGGCGGTCGTGCTCCATGGCGCGGGCGAGAACTTCTGCTCGGGCGGCGACGTGCACGACATCATCGCGCCGCTCATCGATCTGCCGATGCCCGAACTGCTGATGTTTACGCGCATGACCGGCGACCTCGTGAAAGCCATGCGCCACTGCCCGCAGCCGATCATTGCCGCCGTGGATGGCGTATGCGCCGGTGCGGGCGCCATTCTCGCCATGGCCTCCGACATGCGCTACGCCACGGCACGCAGCAAGCTCGCGTTTCTCTTCACACGCGTGGGGCTCGCCGGCTGCGACATGGGCGCTTGCGCAATCCTGCCGCGCATCATCGGTCAGGGCCGCGCGGCCGAATTGCTCTATACGGGCCGCTCCGCAAGCGGCGAAGAAGGCCACGCGTGGGGCTTCTACAACCGTATTTGCGAGCCCGAAGCGCTGCTCGCCGATGCACAGAAGCTCGCCGCCGATCTCGCTTCCGGCCCGACCTTTGCGCACGGCATCACCAAGACGATGCTGCATCAGGAATGGACCATGAGCATCGACGAGGCCATCGAGTCCGAAGCGCAGGCGCAGGCGATCTGCATGGCCACACGCGATTTCGGCCGCGCCTATGACGCGTTCGCAGGCAAGACGCGTCCGGTTTTCGAAGGGGACTAA
- a CDS encoding acyl-CoA dehydrogenase family protein yields the protein MNAAVDTHLHDALAWPFFEDRHRALAAGIETWSREHLAHVPHDDVDATCRVLVRKLGEAGWLRYGVGGTAYGGHGDTIDTRAVCLLRETLAKHSGLADFALAMQGLGSGAISLAGNDTQKSRYLPRVARGEAIAAFALSEPEAGSDVAAMALAARTDGDDYVLDGEKTWISNGGIADFYVVFARTGEAPGARGISAFVVDADTPGLEIAERIDVIAPHPLARLRFTGARVKRSQMLGVPGEGFKIAMRTLDIFRTSVAAASLGFARRAMAEGIARAASRKMFGQTLGDFQLTQAKLAQMALTIDSSALLVYRAAWLRDQGASVTREAAMAKWHASEGAQQVIDAAVQLWGGMGVQSGNIVESLYREIRSLRIYEGATEVQQLIVGRDLLKAYNAA from the coding sequence TTGAACGCTGCCGTTGACACCCATCTCCACGACGCGCTTGCGTGGCCGTTCTTCGAAGATCGCCATCGTGCGCTTGCCGCGGGAATCGAAACGTGGTCGCGGGAGCATCTCGCGCACGTGCCCCACGACGATGTCGATGCAACCTGCCGCGTCCTTGTGCGCAAACTAGGGGAAGCCGGCTGGCTGCGCTATGGCGTGGGCGGCACCGCTTACGGCGGCCACGGCGACACGATCGATACGCGCGCCGTCTGCCTGCTGCGAGAAACGCTCGCAAAGCACTCCGGCCTGGCGGATTTCGCGCTCGCCATGCAGGGCCTGGGCTCCGGCGCCATCTCGCTGGCTGGCAACGACACGCAGAAGTCGCGCTATCTACCGCGCGTGGCGCGTGGCGAAGCGATCGCCGCGTTCGCGCTCTCCGAACCGGAAGCCGGCTCCGACGTCGCCGCGATGGCGCTCGCCGCACGCACCGACGGTGACGACTACGTGCTCGACGGCGAAAAAACGTGGATCTCGAACGGCGGCATCGCCGACTTCTACGTGGTGTTCGCCCGCACCGGCGAGGCGCCGGGTGCACGCGGCATCAGCGCGTTTGTGGTCGATGCCGACACGCCTGGGCTCGAAATCGCCGAACGCATCGACGTGATCGCGCCTCATCCGCTCGCGCGCCTGCGCTTCACCGGCGCGCGCGTGAAGCGCAGCCAGATGCTCGGCGTCCCTGGCGAGGGCTTCAAGATCGCCATGCGCACACTCGATATTTTCCGCACGTCGGTTGCCGCTGCGTCGCTCGGCTTCGCGCGCCGCGCCATGGCTGAAGGGATCGCCCGCGCCGCTTCGCGCAAGATGTTCGGCCAGACGCTCGGCGATTTTCAGTTGACCCAGGCAAAGCTCGCGCAAATGGCGCTCACCATCGACAGCAGCGCCCTGCTCGTTTATCGCGCCGCGTGGCTGCGCGACCAGGGCGCAAGCGTGACGCGCGAAGCCGCCATGGCGAAGTGGCACGCAAGCGAAGGCGCGCAGCAGGTGATCGATGCGGCCGTGCAGCTTTGGGGCGGCATGGGCGTGCAAAGCGGCAATATCGTCGAATCGCTCTACCGCGAGATTCGCTCGCTGCGCATCTACGAAGGCGCAACGGAAGTGCAACAGCTGATCGTCGGGCGAGACTTGCTCAAGGCATACAACGCCGCGTAA
- a CDS encoding RidA family protein encodes MKQALLPAGWVKPRGYANGVAVSGTQVYIAGQIGWDENARFTSREFGAQAVQALRNIVAVLETAGGKPEHLVRMTWYVTDKKEYLASLKEIGAAFRELIGDYDIAMSAVQVVALMEDDAKVEIEATAVIPDEARLTRQ; translated from the coding sequence ATGAAACAAGCCCTTCTTCCCGCAGGCTGGGTCAAGCCGCGTGGTTATGCCAATGGCGTCGCCGTTTCCGGCACGCAGGTCTATATCGCCGGGCAAATCGGCTGGGACGAGAACGCGCGCTTCACGAGCCGTGAATTCGGCGCGCAGGCCGTGCAGGCGCTGCGCAATATCGTCGCCGTGCTCGAAACAGCGGGCGGCAAGCCCGAGCACCTCGTGCGCATGACCTGGTACGTCACCGACAAGAAGGAGTACCTGGCATCACTGAAGGAAATCGGCGCGGCGTTTCGCGAGCTGATCGGCGACTACGACATCGCCATGAGCGCGGTTCAGGTGGTGGCGCTCATGGAAGACGACGCAAAAGTGGAAATCGAAGCGACGGCCGTGATTCCCGACGAGGCGCGCCTCACACGCCAATAG
- a CDS encoding AMP-binding protein produces the protein MQPTAHVDTFARDHLPPESQWPDMLLDNPDVAYPARMNCAVELLDRAIEAGHGERPAIWSDVDGKPQATTYAQLLALVNRSARVLVEDMGLQPGNRVLLRGPNTLQMAVAFLASLKAGLVVIPTMPLLRAKELKQIAAKARVCAALCDVRLTEELARCMDPADEFFYEGIKQVCYFHDDSPGTLEARAADKPADFTACDTASDDVCLIAFTSGTTGMPKGCMHFHRDVIAMCDLFPRYVLKPTAEDVFCGTPPLAFTFGLGGLLCFPMRAGASTVLIEKLTPALLLDTIQRFHATIVFTAPTFYRQMAPLVTRYDLASLRKTVSAGEALPQATRDLWRSATGIEMIDGIGGTELIHIFVSSAGADVRPGSIGRAVPGYVVQALDNDLQPVPPGVTGNLAVRGPTGCRYLADERQSVFVRGGWNLPGDAVSIDADGYVFYQARSDDMIVSSGYNIAGPEIETVLMQHPAVAECGVTGVPDELRGQVVKAFVVLRPGFSAGDALVSELQNFVKSAVAAYKYPRLIAFIDALPRTETGKLKRSALRSM, from the coding sequence ATGCAACCCACCGCCCATGTCGATACGTTCGCACGCGATCATCTGCCGCCCGAGTCGCAGTGGCCCGACATGCTGCTCGACAACCCCGACGTCGCCTATCCGGCGCGCATGAATTGCGCCGTCGAGTTGCTGGACCGTGCGATCGAGGCCGGGCACGGCGAGCGCCCGGCCATCTGGTCGGACGTCGACGGCAAGCCACAAGCGACCACCTATGCGCAACTGCTCGCGCTCGTGAATCGCAGCGCGCGCGTGCTGGTGGAAGACATGGGGCTGCAGCCGGGAAATCGCGTGCTGTTGCGCGGGCCGAATACGCTGCAGATGGCGGTGGCGTTTCTTGCGTCGCTCAAGGCAGGTCTCGTGGTCATTCCCACCATGCCGCTGTTGCGCGCGAAAGAGCTCAAGCAGATTGCCGCGAAAGCGCGGGTTTGCGCGGCTTTGTGCGACGTGCGGCTCACCGAAGAACTCGCGCGCTGCATGGATCCCGCAGACGAATTCTTTTACGAAGGCATCAAACAGGTCTGCTATTTCCACGACGACTCGCCTGGCACCCTGGAGGCACGCGCAGCAGACAAGCCGGCGGATTTTACGGCGTGCGACACAGCCAGCGACGACGTCTGCCTGATCGCGTTCACGAGCGGCACGACGGGCATGCCCAAGGGCTGCATGCACTTTCATCGCGACGTAATTGCGATGTGCGACCTGTTCCCGCGTTATGTCCTGAAGCCGACGGCCGAGGACGTGTTCTGTGGCACGCCGCCGCTCGCGTTCACGTTCGGGCTGGGAGGGCTGCTGTGTTTTCCGATGCGCGCCGGCGCGTCGACCGTGCTAATCGAAAAGCTCACGCCGGCGCTGCTGCTCGACACGATTCAGCGCTTTCACGCGACGATCGTCTTCACCGCGCCCACGTTCTACCGGCAGATGGCGCCGCTCGTTACGCGGTACGACCTTGCCAGCCTGCGCAAGACGGTATCCGCCGGCGAGGCGCTGCCGCAGGCCACGCGCGACCTGTGGCGCAGCGCGACGGGCATTGAGATGATCGACGGCATTGGCGGCACCGAACTGATCCATATCTTCGTCTCGTCCGCGGGCGCCGATGTGCGGCCCGGCTCGATCGGCCGCGCGGTGCCCGGCTACGTCGTGCAGGCGCTGGACAACGACCTGCAGCCGGTGCCGCCCGGCGTGACGGGCAATCTCGCCGTGCGTGGCCCAACCGGGTGCCGCTACCTCGCCGACGAACGCCAGAGCGTGTTCGTGCGCGGCGGCTGGAACCTGCCCGGCGACGCTGTTTCCATCGACGCCGACGGCTATGTGTTCTATCAGGCCCGCTCCGACGACATGATCGTTTCGTCGGGCTACAACATCGCGGGACCCGAAATCGAGACGGTACTCATGCAGCACCCCGCCGTGGCCGAATGCGGCGTAACGGGCGTACCGGACGAACTGCGTGGGCAGGTGGTGAAGGCATTCGTCGTCTTGCGCCCCGGCTTTAGCGCTGGCGACGCGCTGGTCTCCGAGTTGCAGAACTTCGTGAAGAGCGCCGTGGCGGCGTACAAGTATCCGCGCTTGATTGCGTTTATCGACGCACTGCCGCGCACTGAGACCGGCAAGCTCAAACGCTCGGCGTTGAGGTCGATGTAA
- a CDS encoding helix-turn-helix transcriptional regulator has translation MSERLRATRRERKLTQQALAEQAGVARRTVTNAEHAGNVGIRELCRLVNALGYEVVLRPMNTVILEDLNDIFRDDE, from the coding sequence TTGTCAGAAAGACTGCGCGCGACGCGACGCGAGCGCAAGCTGACCCAGCAGGCCCTGGCGGAGCAGGCTGGCGTCGCCCGCCGCACGGTCACGAACGCTGAACACGCAGGCAACGTCGGCATACGCGAACTCTGCCGTCTCGTGAACGCGCTCGGCTACGAAGTCGTGCTTCGCCCCATGAACACTGTCATCCTCGAGGACCTGAACGACATCTTCAGGGACGACGAATGA
- a CDS encoding type II toxin-antitoxin system HipA family toxin, which yields MTAGASFDLERLLREIRNLEVHTPQGPCGLLARESRFVFNYGDVPDVAAVSLTMPVRRQSYASGDLMGIFAMNRPEGYLRFVIEERLARYGAPSDMFLLFLAGTNQIGRLTYSVPGERVPQSEGERLDELLSSPSGRLFERLIDRYALGSGISGVQPKAVVPLAAEAAARPAEHTALPLRTVIVKAEGDDFPGLARNEYFCMSVAKEAALEVPDFWLSEDGKLFVMSRFDREANGSPLGFEDMSVLTGKAKYEGSYEMIAKAVDIYTRSDPAQKRRLFERIALSCLLRDGDAHMKNLGILYIDPTGPRRLAPVFDVVCTDIYPDLDGRMALSLNRSKTFPLPAELHAFARRLDLRQTESEEIMGRLSDAYLIVAERLTDDQRFHEGDLLAKIRRAVERPGVKPVSRPKLVR from the coding sequence ATGACCGCCGGCGCATCATTCGACCTCGAGCGGCTCCTGCGCGAAATCCGCAATCTGGAAGTCCATACGCCGCAGGGCCCGTGCGGTCTGCTCGCGCGCGAAAGCCGCTTCGTCTTCAATTACGGCGACGTACCGGACGTGGCCGCCGTATCGCTCACCATGCCGGTGCGGCGCCAGAGCTATGCGAGCGGCGACCTGATGGGCATCTTCGCGATGAACCGGCCAGAGGGCTATCTGCGCTTCGTCATCGAGGAGCGGCTCGCGCGTTACGGCGCGCCGAGCGACATGTTTCTGCTCTTTCTCGCCGGCACCAATCAAATCGGCCGGCTCACGTATTCCGTGCCGGGCGAGCGCGTGCCGCAGAGCGAAGGCGAGCGTCTGGACGAATTGCTTTCCTCGCCCTCGGGCCGGCTGTTCGAGCGCCTGATCGACCGCTATGCGCTCGGTTCAGGCATCTCCGGCGTGCAGCCGAAGGCCGTTGTGCCGCTCGCCGCCGAAGCCGCTGCGCGCCCCGCGGAGCACACGGCACTCCCCCTGCGCACGGTGATCGTGAAGGCCGAAGGCGATGACTTTCCCGGGCTCGCGCGCAACGAATACTTCTGCATGTCGGTGGCGAAGGAGGCGGCGCTCGAAGTCCCGGACTTCTGGCTTTCCGAAGACGGCAAGCTCTTCGTCATGTCACGCTTCGACCGCGAGGCGAACGGCTCGCCCCTCGGCTTCGAGGACATGAGCGTGCTCACCGGCAAGGCCAAGTACGAGGGCAGCTACGAGATGATCGCGAAGGCGGTGGACATCTATACGCGCTCGGATCCCGCGCAAAAACGCCGCCTTTTCGAGCGCATCGCCCTTTCGTGCCTGCTGCGCGACGGCGATGCCCACATGAAGAACCTGGGAATCCTCTATATCGATCCGACCGGGCCGCGCCGTCTTGCTCCGGTGTTCGATGTGGTCTGCACGGACATCTATCCGGATCTCGACGGGCGCATGGCGCTGAGCCTGAACCGGAGCAAGACGTTCCCGCTGCCGGCGGAACTCCATGCCTTTGCGCGGCGTCTCGATCTGCGGCAGACGGAAAGCGAGGAAATCATGGGCCGCCTGAGCGACGCCTATCTCATAGTCGCCGAGCGTCTCACGGACGACCAGCGATTCCACGAGGGCGATCTGCTCGCAAAGATCCGGCGGGCCGTCGAGCGACCGGGCGTCAAACCCGTCTCACGCCCGAAGCTGGTGCGTTAG